DNA from Coffea arabica cultivar ET-39 chromosome 10c, Coffea Arabica ET-39 HiFi, whole genome shotgun sequence:
TTGAATAACCAAAACTTGTGACTTCTAGAAATACTTATGGTCAAAGGGATAATAGCATTTTCTGTATCTTTTAGCCTCACATTTTTCATGGTCAAAGCCTGATTCATACAATTTATAGGCAAGTTTCTCTGATTATGTCAAAATATTAAAGACATCTTCACAACTCTTTATCACCAATCGCTGTAAATGATATATTCTATACTACTTTACATGTTTGTAGCTCATGTTAATCTATGTTAAAAGATAGAGTCGCTTGCTACATCTCAATAATGCTTAAGATATTTGGTCAAGAAGTGTTTattgttttctttattttttttcacctCAATCTTTTACACGGTCAAAAAAGTGTTGCACATGTCCAAGAATGTCAAATGTGTGACGCGTCCAGCAAAGGCATGTTCTTATCCTCGATGTATCAGTTAGACAGATGCAATCAAGTTGGGCTGAAACTCTATTTGGCTTTCAAAAATAGATTTCCAAATTTGACCGACTTGATCCATTTTGTTGAGTCTGCTTAAGTTCGAACGCAATAAGTATTCCAGACTTTCAACCTACCTTCAATTTCACTGAACAAATGCAGAAATATTAAACAAAATTCCACATACTCGATTACCTGATGACTATCCAATTACAGACTTTTGACCAGATACCACTGTAAAAAGAATAGTACAGGTTCCCCACATCTTGGTTAGCAGAGCCATTCACAAGATTTATCattaggaggaaaaaaaaaaaaaagaagagcaaaGGAAGATAAACTCAAGATATGGCCGGAAGGTTGTGACATTGATGGTACACTAATGGCTTCTTATCTTCTACTCCTTGAAAATCATGATAGAGAAAACAGCGAGGTGGTTGTGTGAGTCGACCCCACTGGTCAACTTTTTGCAAACCATGAGTAATTACTATAGCGAGGGAGGTTGCCAGCAGATATTACAAACTGCCAGcagatattaaaaaattaagggAGAGAAGACATGGGATAAGCGAAAGAAGTGGGGTGGAGGGTAAAAGACAGATCAAAAAGAGGGAGTGCGAAGCTGAAGTGGTTTAAGATAGCGTTGAAGGTCTTACCCCCCTTGCCACAAGTGCTTAaggtaactttttttttttcgtgccTAAGTTAAATTGTAAATAATAGGTATTTCACATATATTCAGCATATACAGGAACAGAGACAGTTAAGGTAGTAGACCCTGCTCTAATGGCTCAAGCTCCAACGTCAAATAAATCGAGCACTGCAGAATAACCCAAGTCAAGCAATGAGCTGCTTCCCAGCAGCTCAGCTAGGTTGGTCCAGCCATGGGTGCTTACCATTTTtgtaaagaagaagaaaaaacctATAACATTCAATGCTTTGCTCCCATCTCCACCCCCCCCTTCCCAAAAAGGAAAACCCAAAAAAGGTCCCAAGAATAATAAACATTACAGAAAGAGGACATCCCCCTTAACATTTATATATGGTCAAGAACTGAATAGGTTACTCGTGAAAAGTAAAATGAAGTGACACAATCGATATCCAAATCCAAGACAAGCTTTGAAGTAAAACAGGCTAAACAGACTTTAGCCCTCAAAGTCTGCATCTACAGATCCTATTGAACACCAATATTAGTGTTCTTCCATCATTTTCCCACCATGTCAAAACTACAATTCAGCCTTGCTTTTACACCATCCGGAAGGGGGAGACACATACACATTTCCTATCAGGGAATGATTAATCAACCTCCTAACTCTCAAAAATGGTTTACAAAGTTATTGACTCTTTATCCACCATCAGTCTGTGATTGCAGCCTCTGAGTACTCTAGCCTAGGAGTAAGATATTTACAGGAGATCTCTTCATAACTACCTACCACAAAATTAAGCAGATTATTTGAAGATGTATGAGGCCGGTAAAGTCCAGTTGCCTCTCAAGTATTAAAAGATCAAAGACTGGGATCTCTAGAAACTTAAGTggcaaatgaggtgaaaagttTGTTTTGCAGTAAAAGCATTCAACAAGAAGATGAACTCAATTCGGATCCATTCTACCTCAGTGAAACAGTTTATTCAACTCTAGCATGATAGCTTCATAACAATATTCTgtagcaaaataaaaaaaaatggatataaGAGATAAGATTCATACCAGCTTGCATCTTTCCTTTGTTCTCTCAGCCtgcaaattgaaattttcagaTAAATCATttagtcattttaaaaattgaTACAGCAGACTTCTAAGGAGAAGATTTTTTATGCTCTACACCCATGGAATGCATACAGAGATAAAGAAGTACAAATATAgaaaacgagagagagagagagggagaggaggAGAGAGAGGTGTATGAAAGAGAAATTAGATCACCAAGTTCTTAATCAGTTTCAAACCAATGTCTAACAGATGAAAGCAAAGAAGTCCTTTGACCAGTTGATAAATAATTAAGTACTCACACTAAGAATTAACCAATGGCATGCAAATAATTAAATCTCATAGTTTCTTTATCCAAAGAAAAATGGTCTTCTTCAGTTAAAAAAGGGTAAACAGTGCCAAGTTCACAAGCATGTTCGATTTagaataataaaaaagattcacaaggtaaataaaaaaataataataattaccaACAAACATTGATTAATTCAAAAAAAACATCCATTTTCCTGTgagaaaacatattttttttttaaatacaaaagaaatcATTTCGATTGCTCAAAAAGCAACCATACTATCAATGTGAACACCACTAATGAGTGAAGAAGTTTTAAATAATTAAGCACCCACCCACTCCTCCCCACAGAAAATATAAGTAAAAcatacaaattaaaaaaaaagggaaattttgaGACTCAACTCTAAAACTCTTTTATGGTACACAGATCATTCAAAACTGTAGATaattgaaatttggaaaaagaTGGAAATGGAGAGTAAAAGTACATAATATTGGAGAAATATCTCATATAACATGAACTTAGCATGTTCCTATGCAGTACCTTTGTTGAAATCTGCAATTCTGCATCTCCCAACAGTGTGCTTCCACGAGGGCAATGTAAGCTCTACATAGGATTGTTATAACTAATAATTTCTAATTCCCTTTCCTAAAGGACAGAAACAGGAAAGTTACAGCGAGTGTCCCACTGGATCAGGAGCCTCCGCCACAGTCTAATGTGTTAAAAGATGGACACTGAACCTATGGCCACCACATTCTGACGTCATGAATAAAAGTCTAAGAAGAGTAATGTGAATTTGTTACAAAATGACGTCAAGAGAAGTAAGATGCAAAACGGCAACGTTGTAGGCTGCCATGGCTGTGTTGTATGACACCAATAGGAGTCCTGAGATATCTAGTCAAATTCACTGCAACAGGTAATATATACTACAATGGGAAGGAATTTTCGACAATGATACCTAACATTGATTATTAAGGTTGTCTGTTTCAGGAAGACAAATTATAGGACATCAATGAATTGCATAGATGACCAACTAGACACCTTAACGACCAATAAAGTTATCACATTCTCGAAGTGATCAGTCCATTCCATACTCCTTGTGCTTACCAGTGACAAGTAAAAATCACCAACATCTTCAGAGTCGACTCTTTAAAACAACTTTTAACTCCCACTATACATCTTTAAACACATAATTACTACAACAGCAGTTGCTTCTATCATTAAATGAGATAAATTGCTGGACTTGACTTTCTAAAAATGTACCCTTGTAGAGTCCATGCAAAATTCTAAACACACAATCATGACTGATTTATCCACTTTCAATAAGCACCCTctgtttttagaaaaaattcaaCCCTATTATCCTTTCAACTCTATGCATTGATCTTGGTGTCAAGAATAAACCCAAAATTACATTTTGTCATCAAAGCTTCAAACTGGAAAACAAAACACTTTGCCAAAGCCAAGCGAAATGCGACGGTAATAGCATTGCATTACCTTTTCTTTCAAGAGCTGCTCATTCTCTTCTTCCAGTCTCACTGCCATGGCCTCCAATTCAACTTGGTACGCCTGCAGCAACCAAAAATCATCATTGGTAACAGTATAAGCGCTAAAAAAAATTCCCGAAATTCTCAACAATGAGAAAAGTATTCatctttgttttaaaaaaaaaaaaaaaatcacctgtTTTCGCTCCCTAGACCTGGCAGCCGACTCCCTATTCTTAATCATCCTCCTCTGCCTCTGCTGCGCTGCTTTATCCATTGGCTCCAATAAACTCGACGCTCTCCTCTTCCctctccctcctcctcctcctagtCCTCCACTCCCCATCGTCTCCAAACCTCCTGCACTTGCATACCCCAGCCCTCCCCCACTTTCCACACTCCCCTGCCTCGACATATACGGACTATCAAAAGCAAACATTCCCCCACTCGTTCCCGCGACCGCAGCAGCCTCCACCTTCACCTCCCCCTCCACTCCTGCCGCCGCAGCAACAGCCGATTCCTCCACTGCTCCAGCCTTTACCAAAAAATCCTCCAATGTCATCATCTCATCCATTGCCTCCTCCTTAGGCTCCACTCTCCTCGCCGGCTCGCTCGCTGCCGTCTTCCCCGCCACAATCTCTCTCCACACATCATCCACCGTCTTCTTCCTCACCGGCGCCGGCGAGATGGGCGTGATCGCTCCGGAAGCATCCAAAAGCGTAATTTCCGCATTCAACAAAGTACTCTCAGTCGTCGTCGTGCTCGCAGAAACAGCTGCCGCAGCATTTGGAGAGTTTTGATGATAATGATGATGATTGCGGAAATTATGGAAATCAGATTTGGAAAGCGAATTCCGACGGAGTTCGGAGTTATGAGATGAAGTCGCTGCCGAAGTTGAAGAAGCCATGAGCTTCGACGTCGCCATTTCTGTCAACGGAGTCACgaatttctagggtttcttcgATCGGAGGAATAGTAGTAGGACATAATAGTACGGAGATGGGAGGGCGATCACGTGAGTGATTATGAGTGCCAGTTAGtaagtgtgtgtgtgagagagagagagagagagagagagttgatgTGTGAATTCGTATGGTTTTAGGTGCGTGAGTGTGtgtttttctagggttttgggaAACTTTGATTATTGGTTAGATAGACCGGCTGATGAttgattatttgttgttgtCTGTACTTTTTTTTGTTGCCGGGAAATGACTCAGGATTTCTCCTTCTGGTCAAGCGGTCGTTAAATAAAAGTTAAAAGTTAGTTTACCTCCTGAACCATGCCTTCATTTGTACCCCATCATGTTGTATGATACCATCCGAGCAATCCGGTTCGACTTTCAAATTTCGGTTCCAATCTCATCCTCTTGCGTATTAGTTAGACAAAACTAGTCGTACCAGTCTCTAAACTATTGTCATTGCACCATTTTAGTCCCTCAATAACATATTATCACAAATAAGCTCCTTAATAAAATAGTGTCACGtctgaggttttttttttttttttgggtcaaatttacTCTTTAGAGTCAACAAAATGAGAGGTAAAAGTGGTAAGTGCAACCGAAATTAAAAGGTGTTTTTGCCCAAATACTTAATATAATCATTGGGACCAGAATCAAAAGGGTGAAGATGAAAAATACACTTCATTATTTAATATTGCAAAAATAATGAATCCAGTGATGGTACAATGAagtgttttcttcttcttaaccCTTCCAATTCTGGTCACAATAGTTATATTAAGTGGTTTGATACCAATGTTCTTTGATTCTGGCTGCACTTAGAATAGTtgagggataatttcagaaacctcccctacggtttctgacagtctcacTCACCTCCCCTGAACTTTGCAACATATCAGATATTTCCCTTGTCAGATTATTGGGCCCTATTTGTGATATCATTGATGATAAATTGATAGATATACCCTCATAACTTATGATATATTTTGAAGCTATTTTGACAGAATTAGTTAAATGAGTAATAGAGATATAACTTTTGATATAACTTATGATATACCTTCTATTCCACTTTACACTTTTTATTCGCAGTACAATCACCAATGAAGAGTTTAGCACTAGTGTTACCTTTCTCtaaagtcatgtatttcatgttttttttttgtaagacaaTTATCTAGTGTAActcattacttatatttgggtaaatttggttttcaaaaattcaatgaCGTAAATTGTATATTACATCATCTCATAAAGTGATGCGACACAATTTGGgttattgaattttttgaaaatcggaTCTACCTAAGTTCTGGTTTTCAAACGAAGCTTGTTGAATAAATTTGACTAACTACAgtgtgaattaattttttttttaaaaaaatctcaactAAAGTATCTAGCACTAAATGAAATGAAGTATCTTGctacttcatttcattttccacAGAGAAAATCGCAAAAAGAGTTATTAAACTATTGagaatttggttatttgatcgtTACACTATTTATTTAACTGCAATTGCCATTCACTCAATTAACCAAatagtgaaattttttttgtgacttAACTAGtaaaaatttatacttttaatcACTCAAATTATAAAACTATACATTTTTTTATATCACCAGAAGTATGTTTCAATTAATTGAATGATCATATTAGCTAAATAAATGTCTAAtagctaaaacaaaaaaaaaatataaatagcaTGATAACATTGCTTGAAGAAGCCATTTGCATTTGTCTCTATCTGGTTCAACttattacttctttttttgGCTTTTGCTTTAGCTCGAGTTGTGGATAAGCAAAAAAGGGCATATGTGGAACACAAATATCATCTCACtcctcaaaatatttttttaatgctcATTTTTCTGACATGGGCTGATCTTGTTACTCCAACTATAAGTTCAGGGGAGGTATCTGATATTTTGCAAAGTTCAGGGAAGGTGAGTGAGActatcagaaacctcagggaggtttctgaaattatccataTTTTTAATTGTTCAGGGGTTGTTCTAAGACAAAATTTAGATTAGCAGCTAAAACTTGACAACTCTCTCTTTTAGTACTACTCAATCTATTTCTCGCATAAAAGATAATGTCATATCCTTTCTAACATGCATATTATTCTATTTTGTCCTATTATTTGTAGGTTTGTAGTTACAAAATTTGTTACCTATAGTCTGCATGTATTGATTCCAATGTACACAGTTGGTTGCTTGTCACATTTTTTAAAAAGAGTGTTTtaattaagcaaaaaaaaaagagtttaatTATTTATTGATTTTAAACAACGATTTTAGTTATTAAGGCTTTAATTGAACCTATGAACGATTTTGACATATCTTATATATGTAGTGAATAGCAATTAAGCTTTGCTTAATTTTTCTAGTAGGACAGGAAAGAGGCAAGTTTTTATAATTCTTGATGAATTAATCTCGATTTGCTTAGCTTGAGATAATTAGTTTGGCTCTTATCTGTTTTGGTCTTTGGTTCTCTTTGTACACTTCAAATCAATTTCAAGTATTTTCCATGCTAAAGCTTGATTGAGCTCTTGTATTTTCCCTAAAAAATTTCTCTGCGTATGGTATGCAGTACACTACAAGAGTGGCTATCTAACACGACAAGTGAAGCTTGATGCCTTGATCttttatttgtcaaaaagaAACGGGTACTAGTACTGTATTAATGGTTAGCTTAATCTTAACCACATGCTATACAAATGAATTAGTTACATTTTTGTCAAGCCTACTAAGATGACATTAGCATAGTTAGCACATTGATTATGTTCAAGAACTTATAGTATGAATTATGCTTgtgaacacacacacacacacacacacacacacatgggataattttagaaacctcccctgagtttcctgacaatttcattgagctcccttgagatttgaaaaattacacatacctcccttgtcatttaaaatgacaattttacccttaaatatTTCAATGAAATCCCCTTATTTTGTATGCTTATACTTTgaatgagttttaaaattaatttttattctttttccttcttattcctttttttttaaaatttttcgcCAATAAAACTGTAGAACTACCACTATTACTTCTAGTTTTTATTGTAACCAAATGTCGAACTAGTGATTTTTTGAtgagttaattttatatataatccaatgCTTTTGCTAatctttgatttttattttttggtactaaaattaacaataaatcaaaaagaaatggcccaaaaTCATTACCAAATTATAATAATCCCACTACCcgaaaaattcataaactctaaatgaattatttcaatattttcttttctatcttataaatctaaatccataataaagtactatcaaaagtatcctatcatagtgataaaattattattatagttgtttatcaaatagtaggtaTGGACATGAAAATTTTGGCACCTTTTCCTTGTAATTAtactagataatcttataattgcataggaaaataaattaaaactaattTCACAAGAGtatttttgggtattcatttaaaaaattgaccaattcaatattattttaagattttgttactaaaactattaaatcaagggaggtaagtgtaatttttcaaacctcaggggagctcaataaaattatcaaaaacctcAGAGAAAATTAtccctctatatatatatatatgtatgtatacacacacacaaacacacacacgtACATACGCTCAATGAGATGTGCATAAAACTCATCACAAATTGAGCCCTCCAAGTATATACAACTCTGTGATCAGATGACCGCTACTATAGAGATAGTGTGTTTGGTGGCTTGAATGAATTCAAGTAGGTTGCTTAGAGGACTAATACTATTTCGTCTTTAATGTCTTTTGTCCACATATTAATACTTCACGTTTATTTTGACGTACTCTTTATTTCTTTACGTAGAATCAGGTTACACATATGTGGCTGGCCATGCCCTCATCTATGTATATACATGCATGCAAATATTGCGGCCGAAGTTTGCCAGATTTTGCAGATTCTATAAAAGCTAAAAACGTGGAATTTGTTGAACCGAAATTGATTCCTGGATTTGCTTTAACATGTGGTTTCTCCGAAATGCCTTGCTCAAGCTCTTAACCGCCGCCATTAGCATATCCAGCCCCTTGCCCTGATTTCATGGGGCCGCTGCATTTGTTACTCTTTTCCCCACTAATGATTTGATTATCGATAGCTTAAAAGTAAAAACTTTCGTATTTATCTAATTCTTTTCTTTGACAAAAATGGATAGATAGGGGGAAATTAGTAAggtaaagaagaaaaaaaaatgatgctaTATTTGATCATATTTTTGTCTTGCAAACAATTCTCAACCTAATATATGCTTAATTCATTCTCTTTGAAAACTATTACTAGTAATTATATTTTccttttaatatatatatatatatatatatatatcacatccCAAAAATAGCGACGTTCTAATAACATATACCATGTTAGTTGAAATTGGTAAATATATTGTGTATCTGAGTTGATTAGGAAGTCTAATTAAAAACTTGCATATtagcataattttttttgttaaaaccGAGAAGGATTGGTGTTACTTTGTGTGCCCCAAATGATGTTGTACTAAAATGTAATTAAATTTAGGAAATGAATCTTAATTtgtttttctaataaaaaaaatagtggGACATGATTACTCAAGTAATgactctatatatataaacaagaaAAGCCTAATCTAAAGATGGATTACTTGGGTTGTCTGTAATTTGTAATTGCATTACCTTAATCCCAAAATTTCACAACCGGCCGGGTTTTCCAAAATCGACCTTTATTTCCTTAAAATGGACTGATTTCACCAATAAGAGATAgattacttcctattcaccattTCTTAATTAGTTCATGATGTAGGGCATCAAATACAAATACATATTTCTAATTGTAGAATGCCTTAATATCTGGAAGACTACTTTATCTTAAAGCCTAGCCCTTTTAATTTTAGATACAATGAATATTTTTCTATTAATACACCATAAGTTGATTCTTAATTTCTCATAAAAATGGGATGGATGGGGTGTACTAGTTAAGACTCAAGAAAAGCTTCTTCTTGTTTTGATAAGGATTTCCAAGAAGTTAAGCGGGCGAGAATGCTGGAGATCAGGGATAACAAGTTACCAAcagttgtgattttttttttaagctttatttgtttaactcttattattattactatactattgatattctttttttttttttaattactgTTGACGTCAATAATGTAAAGTATTAAAATCAGTGCAATGTCTGAAAAAAGACCTGAAATACAAGTATTAAACATCAAGATTCGGCACATAAAATTAGgtccaaaaaataaaacaacCTTCAAGCTTGAAATTATGAGCATACACATGAAAACATGTCTGTCAATATGAATGAGCTATTGAGCATGACATCTCTAAAAGAATCTTGGGTAGAACATATTGAAGTTAACGATAATTTTTCTCAACAACCTTTCAAAATTTGCATACAAATCTAGTGTTAGCAGAATTAGTGTTCATAAAGTGAATATTAGTCAATATCCCGTTtatattgtttggattgtgatttttcgcagaaaattttttatatatatttcatGAAACATTTTCTGATcatcttttttatctcacatacatcaaattgctaCCGTACATTTCTGTATAAAAACTCCTATTGTGACTTCCCTTACTCctgttttgatttaattttcatAATGTGTTCctaatatacatttttttttgcctttcatGTTTTTCCTTAGAATTTTTCTTTGGAGACTGGATTGGTGAGGGACAGATGAAGCCTTCAAATGtacaattatataaaatttaaagcCTTCGGTTATGCTATACAGGTTCGTTGTATTAAAGATTTGGTCGGTCACTCAAACCATACCAAAAAAGCAATATAATCATCCCCTATTCCATAAAAAGTAATGACTTTTTAAAGAGagtttatatatatactcaatTAATTACGAAACTAAGGTCTTTCATAGAAGCCACCTCGTATCCCATTATAGCCTTAATCTTTGCAAGCCTATTGGagaagtctctctctctctctctctctttctccgaGAAACATGATCAAAATAGATGAGATCATAATATGAAACTAGATGGATGACAAAAGAAAGATAACGTGAAACACAAGGCTTAAAACTGTCATTCTACTGGCTTTAAAAGGTTCATTGGCCTAACAGATAGATTATCAAGTTCAGATGCTAATTTGTATCCCTTCATTCCCTTCCTAACTCTTTCTTTTCAGGATTTATTACAGTTTGCCAGAAACTCTCATTTGGAACCCAGAAACTCTTCAGTTTCAATTCTTTTCAGAGGAAGACAGCCTTAAACCCTCTACCTCACGAGTTATAGATAAAGAAATCGAGATGTGGGCCGGTATCAGAAGATCAAAAAACAATCAAGGTTCGACTCTATGAGCTTCAATCTCAATTTTTAGTTGTTCTTGTTATTGTATTTTGTTTTTTTGCCTCTTTGGGGTTTTGCTGCATGATAAGAGAATATTACAGTGCATAGGATTTTATTGTCCTGACAAAACGTTTCTTCATGGAGTCAAGTAATCGTCTAGTCTAGAAAAAGTTAACAGTTTTAGAACTTGGCACGAAGCTTAGCTATTTTTGCTTTTTGGGTAacaaatttcttctccaaaATTTGCAGATGAATATACTGAAAGAATcgacattatcaatcaatattTTCCATGATTATCTATCCCATGTAATGAATTGTTCAACAATTCATGCTTACCTTGTGATGACAATATATACCTCCATGCATGAATATTAGCGTTTGGATAACTTAAATAATCTAATCTCAAAACACTTCTGCCTTTATCCTATGAGTAGTTGCTATCTAGTTCAATTGGTTTCATCTTATTTCTTGATCATCTTGTATAACGTTAGTGCAAACCTTTCATTGATTTTCCTCAGATAAGAAGGAGATGATAAGGGAATCATGTAGAAATCTTAGTGTGAACGAGGAGTACCTTGGAGCATTAAGAACAAAATCGTATACAGAATTTTTCAGCAAAGCTCAGACTCTAGTTAACCAGCCATCTTCTCTTAATTACTGCAATCAGAGGTTTTCAGATACTCTTCTTGAACCCGGGCAAGAAACCATAGCAACAATTCTGGAATCAGCAGTATCTCTTTCAAGAAAATCTGATCTCAGAGCCCTTCTCTTCAATTACTTTGATATTAGTGCTGAGGCTTCAAAAATTTGCAGCCATCTTCTCAGAAGCATTAATCAACTTCAATCCAATTACCAGCTTGTTAAACAAGTTCTCGACACGATCGATGACTATTCCCCCGAGCAATTAGGATTTATCGTTTCTGAGCTTCGTGAACTAATTTCGCTCAACAATCCATTATCTGGTCTGAATCAACAAGATTTCATCCGAATCCACGACAAGTATTCATCAGTCCTACAACATTTGAAAGCAAAGCGAAAAAGAATTGCTCgaaaaatcaagctaataaaATGCTTCAACAAGGCTTCTGGAGCATGTGTCACGACAGCCTGTGGTGTAGTTGCAGTTGCAGCACTAGTCCTAGCAGCAGCACACACAGTTGTAGCATTGACAATGGGACCAGCTCTCTTTACCATGCCACTGCAGCCACTGAggaaaaaacttctcaaaattaGTGCTGTGAAGTGTGGATTTCTAAGAAAAGTTGGAGAACAACTTGATGTTGCAGCAAA
Protein-coding regions in this window:
- the LOC113714825 gene encoding G-box-binding factor 4-like: MATSKLMASSTSAATSSHNSELRRNSLSKSDFHNFRNHHHYHQNSPNAAAAVSASTTTTESTLLNAEITLLDASGAITPISPAPVRKKTVDDVWREIVAGKTAASEPARRVEPKEEAMDEMMTLEDFLVKAGAVEESAVAAAAGVEGEVKVEAAAVAGTSGGMFAFDSPYMSRQGSVESGGGLGYASAGGLETMGSGGLGGGGGRGKRRASSLLEPMDKAAQQRQRRMIKNRESAARSRERKQAYQVELEAMAVRLEEENEQLLKEKAERTKERCKLLKEKVIPVVEKRRPARILRRVRSMEW
- the LOC113714248 gene encoding UPF0496 protein At1g20180-like produces the protein MWAGIRRSKNNQDKKEMIRESCRNLSVNEEYLGALRTKSYTEFFSKAQTLVNQPSSLNYCNQRFSDTLLEPGQETIATILESAVSLSRKSDLRALLFNYFDISAEASKICSHLLRSINQLQSNYQLVKQVLDTIDDYSPEQLGFIVSELRELISLNNPLSGLNQQDFIRIHDKYSSVLQHLKAKRKRIARKIKLIKCFNKASGACVTTACGVVAVAALVLAAAHTVVALTMGPALFTMPLQPLRKKLLKISAVKCGFLRKVGEQLDVAAKGTYILNRDFDTMSRLVVRLHDEIDHTKAMIQFFLDRREDKYSWQILKELKKKDFGFRKQVEELEEHVYLCLVTINRARVLVVTEIAKSCQENSF